A stretch of DNA from Brassica napus cultivar Da-Ae unplaced genomic scaffold, Da-Ae ScsIHWf_875;HRSCAF=1241, whole genome shotgun sequence:
TCTTTTGTAAGAAACAATCTCTATCTTTATGATATATTaacattcttagcaaaaaaaaaaaaaaaaaaaagaatcaccctataaaagtataatttaaatttgatttttttttcattttagtgTTCCCAGTTATCTACTTTTGGGTAACTAAAGTAAGTTTTTGGATGGTtctatttctatataaatattttcgacGTTATTTACTAAAAGGTGTGAGTTATTTCAAACAAaacttgtcattttttttttttaatatgctaGAGATATCACAAGAAAATACCATCATTTGTATGAAAATAGTAGTATaagatattttcattttcaaaacaaaccgaaacacaaataaaaaactaGCTAAATTTTAATTGCATACATTTGATCCGTTTTCTCTCATGGCATCATTTATGATGTGGCCTTGTGAGATATACACACAATGGACTTGCACTAGGCCCAAGTGTTTTAAAAATCTCGGGTCGACCCATGACAGAGAAAGAATCAGATCCGACCCGATAACGACTTTAGAGTAAACGTCTCATCATGAGTCTCTCTCACTAGGTTCCTGACGAGTCGCTGCTCTCTCTCTCCGTCTCCGAAAAAAAATGACGGCGAGACCTGAAGGAAGCCCCCCGGAGGTTACACTGGAGACCTCCATGGGTCCGTTCACCGTCgaggtttctctctctctctctctctctctctctcttacttgCATTTCTATTAGGTTTCTAACTGATAACGCTCGATCCTGAgatctagatttagggttttagaaagGGGTTTACAGTGATTTGATGTTTGTAAGTTTGATCTCAGATGTATTACAAACACTCCCCGAGAACTTGCCGTAACTTCGTGGAGCTATCACGGAGAGGTTACTATGACAACGTTCTCTTTCACAGGATCATCAAGGTCCGTTCTTTATTTTCCTAATCTGAGTGTTTTGTTGTACTGAGATCACTTTGATGATGAAAGTTTGTTCCTTTggtattttatttgtttcaggATTTCATTGTGCAAGGTGGAGATCCTACTGGAACTGGAAGAGGTGGCCAATCCATTTATGGGTACATTCTCTCATTGTCTTTCTTTGATCAATGCTGGTTGATTCCATGGATATGTTAGTAAACGAATTTGGATCAGAACATGGCTAAGCTTTGATGAAGGTTTATAGTGAAGTTAGCTCTATTAAGGTTATATTCAGTGTGAACAgatttaaataagtttttttttcgtcTTATACTCACTCAAGACTTGCATAGATTTTGAATTTGGGCAAAAACGTTATTCATAACTTACTGAACATGTTATATATAGTCGACTAAGGTTCTAGATATCTCAACAATCCTCAGTTTACTCTATTGATTTGATTCTCCGCTTTACTTGTTTTGCGTCCGCTGATGTGTGTTTAGAGGCTTAGAAACATAGAGCTACTACTTTATTGGTTTAGAGATAATGGGTCTTTTGCCATTGTTCTTGTACTAGTTCCAAGTTTGAGGACGAGATAAAGCCTGAGTTGAAGCACACAGGAGCTGGGATTTTGTCAATGGCAAACGCTGGTCCCAACACCAACGGGAGTCAGTTCTTCATCACTTTAGCACCAGCACCCTCCTTGGATGGTAACACACATCCATCTCTCGAAAACACTGGTCTAATTTGCTATGATGTCACTTAATTGTGTTCGTCTGTTGACATCTCTCTGTGATCATCTTCCAGGAAAGCACACGATATTTGGCAGAGTCTGTCGTGGTATGGAGGTGATCAAGAGGCTCGGTAGTGTCCAAACCGATAACACCGACAGGCCAATCCATGAAGTGAAGATTCTGAGGACCAAAGTGGTTGATTAGAAGCAGCATAAGTAAACGATGACGACATGAAGAATTAACTCTGTACTGATCCTTGCTACTACTATGGAAAATGTTTTCTTCCTGACCAATAAAAAGTTACAAGGTTGATTTAATTCAGTTCACCATCTCTGTTTTTGTAATATGGATCGTTTCTATCAAAAATCATCTTATCCTAGTTTCTCTATACCGTATGGGATTGATTTCATCATACATTTGCACAAATAAATGAATATTGACTATACAACGTGCCCTTCAAATTGAAAGGCCATTTGTAGCAAATGTTTTGCCATAGGTGGAAGAAGATGGTGTTTCTCTGGGCACTGTGagataattattatattgagatTCGAAAATCTCCTTTTTAATACACAATGTTGAATTATAGAGCATTCAAAGCTGGAATAGCTCAGTTAGTTAGAGCGTGTGGCTGTTAACCACAAGGTCGGAGGTTCGACCCCTCCTTCTAGCGAAAGTTTACATatgattgtttttattttgtaatctTTTCGTTTGGCAACAGTGGGCGAATGTAACTCTTCCTCTCAAGGTAATTTGTGTTTCTGTTTTCGATTGATATGTATTTCAACAATTTTGGGCTAAAGAATTAGATCAGATGAATTGTTGATTatgaaaagtttaaaacaaattatcaaAACGGATACCCTGTCAAATTCAAAACACATCAGTGTTTCGTACACTAAGCGCTAAATCCAATTTAAGTACCTGCATGAACAAAAGACAGTTTGGCCGAGTGGTCTAAGGCGCCAGATTTAGGCTCTGGTCCGCAAGGGCGTGGGTTCAAATCCCACAGCTGTCAGatatcttt
This window harbors:
- the LOC125606402 gene encoding peptidyl-prolyl cis-trans isomerase CYP18-2; amino-acid sequence: MTARPEGSPPEVTLETSMGPFTVEMYYKHSPRTCRNFVELSRRGYYDNVLFHRIIKDFIVQGGDPTGTGRGGQSIYGSKFEDEIKPELKHTGAGILSMANAGPNTNGSQFFITLAPAPSLDGKHTIFGRVCRGMEVIKRLGSVQTDNTDRPIHEVKILRTKVVD